attatctgctatatttgacctgtgcttctctctcctttatcctaaatgtgtgctctcactgagcgtgtgtgtgtgtgcatacttgtctgtgtacgtacgtgtgtacgtacacagacaagtacgcacacacacacacgctcagtgagagcacacatttaggataaaggagagagaagcacaggtcaaatatagcagataaaaattcctatatgcaatattaattaagtaaaactttaagattctaaagcagcccccccggtcaggcagatagtgcaaaaacagtatgcaaacggtggcgaggaacccaaaactctaatcgagaaaaaaaacctcaggagaacccaggcccaaccaggggattccagttcccctctggcaaaagctgctgcctctgcacaagctccagagaacttgcacaacaaggctaaataaaataaataaacttaataataaaataaattgtagtttaagattatcattaataatctaatagcatttgaagttttgtggtgaagacatgtcaagagaccgcgtccttctttatccagctctatcatctcagctcttgtcaggtccccacttcccattctccactctaccatcaggtcaggccatgaactgcatcctgctcgctgtggtaaccttggaacaatgagacaagactggctgagagtagagtactgttctgtactctttgatgcaacaagtacatcagttgtgtacTTTTAAGACAATAGACCCTTACAATTGTGATTTAtgatatatatttgtgtaattGAATTATGaacttgaaatatatttttaaaagttatttctaatacaaatatttatttagatgtatttagatttttacagtgtaaagtgtgtgtgtttttaggtgATGGGAGTGGTGGGGCCCTCTAGTGTGGCAGATGGACTGCCGTTGTTGCATCTGAGTCCGTATCTGTCTCCTCCTCTTCCCTTCAGTGCAGCAGTTGTGCGATTGGTTGCCATGCAGATCCAGGTATAATCCAGTTCCTTCCTATAGATATATGTATTCCAGTTCATTGTCACTATTCATTTATGATAGTATGTCTTAATCTTCCAATTCTAGGCTTTAAAGGATGACTTCCCACTCAGTCATGTGATCTCACCCTTCACCAATCAGGAGAGACGGGAGGGGATGCTGCTTAACCTCTTGATTCCTTTTGTGTTGACTGTGGGCTCAGGAAGTAAAGGTCTGCCTCATGAGTCAAACTGAAGTTAGTTATATTTAGGGGTGGGCAGTATGACCTTCCACACCATGATCACGCCATATATGTcgcatctttttttaaataataatctcTTCTTCTAGCAAATTTGTGGGTCctcctacattttttttatttatatttttcacattttagaattATAGTCTCATCAAAAGTGTGGAATAACATAATTGGAATAGTGTAACAGAAtaatgttgtgactaaaaacattcaagaaaaaaatctaaGCTATGTTATATTGTAGCATCGTCAAATTTTATCTTGGCATTTTATCTGGCAGCTTCTTTCTCACCACAGGAGCTTCCATCTATTCTGGGCTCTTAAACTCTTAAAGCTAGGCCTGctctttaaatgaaaatgtttttcttaaacAAATCAATAGTGGTATTGTTTGGGAATATTTGAATGCAAACAGGTAGTTTTTCCCCAATCATAAGAAGAGAACACATTTTCCCTAGGATGCAGTCTGATAGCTTCAAAACTCATGGAGGTCAAGACTTAAAGGTTTTTACTCATCAATGTACTGTAGCTAGTCTTTTTATAAAACTAtagtaattataatatattttaagtagggctgtcaatcgattgaaaaattaaatcacaattaatcgcacATAAAATTTTAGACACCTTTTAGAGCTGTCTCTTGACAAGCAGATTTACCcaactcccattttcacaactctttgcgttcatttaagattttatttaacacgtttaAGTCAGTGCTTATGAAAAAGAttgacaaaacgggctttctggcataatcttgtgtggttttgttcattcaagcactgacagattctgacagagattcacacCAGACAGGTCCGCTGTCGCGTTGCGTCTTGCCgagtcaaagcaactgtttcagaCTGtttcgcgcttaagtggtttaaaagcctgtacgtgaataagagcgtgattatataatgtaacgctagacaaggGATGACAAatcaaacggatgctgcgttaattgcgttaaatatttttaacgcgtTAAGGTACGGTCACACCTGTCTTTttgctccattgacttccattcatatgcATGCGAATGCGGCAGACCAGAAACGCAAGCTTCTGCTGCAAAGTTGTGCATGCCGCTGCGttccaaagttcaagtttggtgaactctgacctgtgaATTCGCATCACGTGAAGATGTGCGACCACACGGATTCGTCACGGCGTGACCTTTCTCTCCTCAGGGCGTGACCCTCCATTCTTGCACTAGTTTCCTTATATCCTGCTCCCCACCCATATTCGCAGCTGCATACGACAAATATTTGCGTGCTCAAACTGCAATGTGACCGGGGCTTTAATCTGAAAAAcaaatcgcatgcgttaacgttgacagccctaattttaagCGAAAATGTCTCATTTCAGCAGCTTGacaatttacacatttaaaaaaataaaggtgctaaaaggttcttcacagggATGCCATAGAAGTAGAATTTTTggctccacaaagaaccattcagtcaaaggttctataaagaaccatctttttcttatatttttatacTCTTTTGTGAAAAAGAAATGTTCGTCAGgtggttctttatggaactatttagacaaaaaaggttcttctatggcatcgtgaagcacctttataaGAGTGTAGAAAAAAATAGTTGAATGTATAGACCGGCACGGTGTGAcaggtacactcttaaaaaaaagttgcGATGTTAAAAAAGTTTGATGCCACAGAAGagccttttggttccataaagaacctttaacatctgaagaacctttctgtttctgtggcatcgctgtgaagaaccttttaagcacctttatttttaagagtatacatattttgtgtttatagacAGCTCTCTTCTAGAGCAGCCGGAGGTGTTTCTACTTCTGCAGACAGTTATTAACATCCTGTTACCTCCACGCATCATCAGCACCTCTCGCAGTAAGAACTTTGTGCTGGATGCCTCTCCTGCCCACTGCTCCACCCCAGGAGACACCGGGAAGGACCTGCGGAGGGAAGGACTCGCCGAATCCACCAGCCAGGCTGCTTACCTTGGTACTACAGCCCAAGAAGGAGGTGTATTGAATGTTAGATAAATACAACATACATTTCAACAACCCCTCTCTTTCCTTCTGTAGCTCTGAAGGTGGTCTTAGTGTGCTTTGAGCGACAGTTGGGTAATCACTGGTACAAGTTGAGTCTGCAGGTCAAGGAAATGGCCCTGCGTAAAGTTGGTGGCCTGGCTTTCTGGGATTTCATCGACTTCATAGTGCGCACACGGATTCCAATCTTTATTCTGCTGCGTCCCTTCATTCAGTGCAAGGTGTGGGCGTTTTTATTTCATCTTTGGCACTGAATATTAAATTGTGcccgttttaaaataaaaaaaaaattcttagctGTTGACCCAGCCAGCAGAGTCTCAGGAGGAGATCACAGCCCGTCATCACATCGCAGAGCAGCTGGAGCGTCGTTTCATCCCACGCTCCCTCTGCAAGAGCTCCTTGTTTGCCGAATTCAATAACGAACTTAAAATCTTGAAAGAGGCCGTGCACAGTGGATCTGGTGAGAATGACTTACTACATACAGTACCgaactcttttgtgttctcaaCAAGAGATTTCATTCCTTTCCTTGTTGTCGCCCCCTTTCTTAAGCATACCAAGGCAAGACGTCCATCAGTACCGTTGGCACATCCACCTCGGCATACAGGTTGAGTCTGGCCACCATGTCCCGCTCCAACACTGGTACAGGAACGGTTTGGGAGCAGGAGAGCCAACCCTCACGACAGCCCTCGCAAGACACGCTTAGTCGTACcgatgaagaagaagaggaaagtGAGTCATCCTTTCTTTTAGTATTCCTTTTCACCATAAAGTGAATAAAGGCAAGCTTGTGACTTTTGGGAAAGGGGTGTGGTTTTGAAAAAAGGGGAGTGGTTTTGGAAAGGACCTGATGCTGTAGctttagtgaacattcatactTTCTCTTTCAGATGACTCCATAAGCATTCCCAGTGTGGTAAGTGAGCACGAGTCTTTCCTCCCCAGACTCATTTCCCAGCGGCGCTTCTCCAGTCACGCCACGGGGTCCATCGCCACTCAGCCTGAGCCAGGCATGAGCACAATGTTGCCCAGCCACAGGTAAACACCCCTCTCAAATCTAAAGCGCATTGAGATATTTTGCAACACAGACTGTCTATATAATTATGCAAACTTATGGTATCTTTCCCTTTTAAAGAGGGCTGATCTACAGCTAGGGGGGTTGCATGTTTCTCTTACTATTCCCCTAACATTGTTCCCTGCCCGACTCTACAGTGAACCCAATGTGCTAGATGAATCCCAGGGGCTTCTGGAGGAGGGTAACCTGTCTAGGTACAGTGTCATGGCCCTGTGTGTACAGTGTCTCACCGTCTGTGTGCCGGGGCTGGGCCTGCCTTCCCTGTTCATCACATTCAACTCAAGTCCTTTTCTAGGATCTCTCACTCATTCTCTGTTTCTTTCCCTTTCTTCTCTGTATCTTTCTCTGTATGCTTAGTGCAAGAAATTAGAAGAGGAACGACCGTTTACttgcaagaaaaaaaacaagaacaaggcCATAATACCGAAGTAAATCTACATGCTTTGTTTTGAAATTAAGACCTAAATATTGCGAAAACTTTTATAACCCATAAACTTGATCTTTTTATGAGCCAAAAGCCCAGAAAAGTTATACTAAAAAACAgttataataacaaaaaacgTCTCTGCAAAACGGCCTtgtgctgtgttcacaccaaacggcAAACGTCACGTTCCTCGCTTTTTATTACTTTGGAAATAGCTCGTTATTTTTGCGTGAGTGATGCAAAAAACATCGGACGACGGGGAGTATCTACACGCGTCCGGACGTGTCAAACAGtaggtgtcaatgagctctttGCGCGAATTCTCGCTTGAGTTGAAATTGTTCACCTGCTTCACATCATTCATTTGCCCGGTGTGAGTTTGTGTCTATTCGAgtttttgcattgactttgtatgtaatttactcgcatGGTGGTTTAGTTAAAATAGCAGAACAGAAGTCTTTTGTCACTGTAATATTACGTTGGTCAAAATACAGCAgatgaaaaatgcaaaatgGTTACCTAATTTCCCAAATTTAAAGTTTTGTGACACACTCCTTAAACTTTTCAGcgtgtatgtggacaaataaatttataaatacatgttaTGGCTTTACAATTTTAAGGTGTGGTTGTGTATAGACCGTTTCTTCGGACACGTGCACATAGGGTTaccaccacccaacaaaccaaatgtgggacaggtaatCCGTTTCTGTGGGACACCACTGAAGGGTAGCGTGAAACTGGGATATAATAACGGAATAgaacactttttattttttttctaccCTTTAGCtcgtaaaaataatttatttagtcCATCccaactacaacataattaaaGAATATATCAAATGTTATATAGcataaaaccattttaatggaGATATCAATTTAAGgttaactgtctctttaaattttgagcacagatcaGACGCGGAGTCAGTCATCATGTTGTAAACTTTGGagatcttctcaaaaagagaaaactgagagaataaaaacaaacaaataatgaaaaagagtttctcatttgcaaataatgaaatgcattatttaaaaaagttttattttaatacgctaACCACAACCCATAGGTTAAACACAGTTTCAATGCCACACCGTTTACGATGTTTTATGAGTTTTATCCGGCAAGTTGACATTGGAGGATCGCCAACCGATCTACTGACAGACGTCTTGACTGAAATATCAAACTCAAACATGGGATAAAAGTCAGGTTGCGTTTGAATGAGCTCGTTGGACACTGGTGTGCACCGGACTGCTTTGACACAGcgctgttaaatagttaaataaacaatggcgcAAACCAGCGTTCATGTGCATTTCGGGTTAAAGAACgtgtgacaactaaaaaccaataGACTGATGAAGATGCGGgatattttctcaatatgcgacgtgcgggataaataaactaaataaataatcttcaggcactctattgtttgtgattgTGTACCCGAAGTTCAGTTGCGGTCACAAAAGAGACTGTAACTGTTTCTGTGGTTGTATATACAAAGGCAAACAAGtgacagaaaaaatacaaaaaatcgtattattattataaacaaataagGCGACAGTAATAAAAGAGTAAAAAAGTATCATAAAAATACTATCCTTTTACCATccactttttctgtttttctatcTTTCTCACTTTCTTTCACTTTCCCTTGGCTAGGAAAACCGATGCCCGTCTTCGTATTATCACAGTGTGGTACTCATGTCATCTCCAGTGAGCCTCATGGTGTCCACTCATGTTTCAGGCTTCTTGCTGTTCAAATTGGAGTTCCTCTCCGGGGGGCCAATCTGTGGGGCTGGGGAGTATGTTCTGGCAGATGTAAAGCAGATATAACATTTAGCAATTAAGAAATCACATTTGACCAATGAATTTCAATTTTACTGTGTTGTGAAAATATTGATAGTTACTTCTTGCTCACACTGCCATACCAGCTCCTCTAATCCCCGTTGTTTTTCGTGGATGACATTGCAGGTCCTGACCTGCGATTCATGCTTTCTGATTTGTCCCTGTGTTTGATTGGTGGAGGGCTGTGGACTGATGGGGATTGGTGGATGGGACACATTTCCTCTTAACTCTCCCGTCTATCAGGAGGATTTAAGACGGATTGTGTTCAGCCCTCTGAGCAGTTCATGCTCATCAGTATTGCGCATATGTGTCTTTTCCTACAGGGTTGCCAGTGTGCAGAGTGAACCAGGACAGCAAAATCTGCTCATCCAACCTCCGCTGGGCCGTAAGAGAGGACTTAGGCAGGTGAGGTCTCGCAACACTCATTTTGCATTCGATGCGTATGTCAAAGCCGTATGACTGAGGCATTGTGTGCGTTACAGCTACGGCGCCCCCTGCTGTCCATACAGAGGGTGCAAGATGAGTCTGGAGGGCGTCAGGGAGCCAGACTCTCAACAACCAGGAGGAGCATTCAACCCAAAAACAAACCAATAGACAGGGGTGTGTGCTGCTCTCACAATACATTGACTGTATTTGACATGTTATTATGAAGCTAATGTatatcaatttttttttaaagcgttAGCCCATGGTGACCAAAAGAGGTTTGTCACTTTTACCGAGACCCAGCAGGAAGCGGCTGGTAGATCACCCTCTGCCACACCCAGCCCTAATAGTGGCCTGCCAGGTGGCACAGAGGTCGGAAGGCGGAGCCATGATGCAGGAGGACAGTCTCCCTTCGCCCGATCAGACTCCTCATCACCCAGCATCAAAACTGCCCAGCACAGCCCAGTGTGGCCACAGGTATATTTGGAAGTATTAATACGATTGTATTTACTGTAACAAAAGTACAATGCTAATATCAGATACTATTGTATCTGTCAGCCTTTGGTCTAGTGGATATGGTGTGCTGCAGCACTTCGAGCGAACCCGAGTGAATTAACGGAGAGTTATGGGTTATAACCATTCCACTTGGTTATAATtgatgtatgtacagtatacacattcattttaatgtaaagATTTTCATATTAATGTCCTTTACAAAAGAGAAGTTTATTCAATAAAGTGTACTAGTTTTATGTACTTTAATCTTTTATGAACTCAATTTTTGATGAAGATGTAGTATTCTAATTGTATTCGGCTTGTACTGTAGTTATGTTTACTCTTTTGATTGAGTGGCATAttcaattttaatatatatatatatttaatgagTAAACTATACTAAAAAGTAAAGTGcacgttcacttttttttttttaagtgaacaattacaattacaattataCATGCAGAATAAAGTCTACTTAACTAGTAGTTTACTGagagtatacttcaaagtgtagtttcatagaataaaaatgtactaCAAGCTAGTAAACAGTATCAAAAACAGTATCATACAAGAAGTTTTCTTTGAAGTTTACTACTGTTACTGTTACAAGTGCACTTTTATAAAGTGTACATTGAATAGTACAAAGTAAATTAGTATAGTATATTGAGTGTATATAATTCCATTTGGGATgatactacccttctaaaatccatacactacatggttgagtgcatagtttaagtgcatagtatgtcatttgggacacagcttgTGTACTACTTTAatatgtgaagagtttggttccaaaatgagataatgttcaaaaatcaatgttttttttattgtgcattccaattaatatcaatcaaactgcagttggtttgttttgatttaaaccataataactaaaaaaatacagcttactaacacaataaaaacatgataacataataaaaatcatgatttttgaacattatctcattttggaaccaaactcttcacatatTATAGTACAcaagctgtgtcccaaatgacatactatgcacttaaactatgcactcaaccatgtagtgtatgGATGAAGTATACAaattaattgttgctgaaactgttgtgagttcactggggtctttcatgctgatgaacatcctcctcagtctgctgctgtataagacaaatagaataaacttcagtaagtcaactgactgaacaaacatgcatatgcaatattaaaacaaacctccgtttttatactgcatttacacaagatttacttacattaaggtaactgtatattaaaataataaatgcaacagatagatttttctttagtttaaatgtggctttttaaacctaatagttaacgttatctatccaagacatacacattgctagtcatacagttagtatgctagttttctagcacatagatttcagataggcctatataaaataggtactgtaaaccccatcctgtcctcccatttattttaccccattacagttataaaagcattaaatggttgataaggacacttgactggattagcattggcgctaacaaattaacacgcaaacagggacgtttcaTCTTTCATCCGAAGACTgctttaaagtgcacttcttttttgagaattttcaatgtgaacacaCTACTCACACTAacaatactacaaaatggcatagaatagtgcataagtgcgcGATCTGGGATGCACCTACAGTATACTTAGTACTTAGTATATAGAAATAATACACAGTAAACTACTAGTACATTGATTAGTATacaaactacataaagtataatagataaatataaatgaacattatttagatttatttatttaaacttatttaagTGAACTACACAATagtttttgttcttttcttttcttttgttctaaaTTTAATTTTCGGTTACACATTCATACTTCTACTGTATGTACAAGTGTTAATAGCAAATTTTGtgttaaaagttaaaaaaagtatacttaTTCACAATGAACTTGAAGTATACTTATATTTTGTGTAGCTGTATTTTCATAGTGAGTGTTAAAGCATGTGCTCTGTTTTCACTTTAGGTCTCTCAATACGAAAGGAAAGATCAGGGGAGTGTACGAAGCAGTTTGTCTCCCACCCCTTCCGCCACCTCGGGCTCTTCCTCCAGAGCCTgctctcctcttcctcctcccctCCCTATATTTAGCACCCCATCCCGACTGGCTCCAACCCAGATCAGAGAAAGTCCAGAGGACGAGGAGACTTCTGGGCTTCTGCAGAACACCGAGACCACTTCTAGTGTAGAAGAAGAGCATGGCATGGAGAACCCCATCCTGACCTCGCTGTTTTCAACCCACTCTCTCTCCCCGCTTCCACTTTCACCTGTCGATCTGGATTTAGATGAGTCTCATGTCTGAGAATGCTTAGGATGAGGATTTAACAGCGCAACACTGTACTTATGTGACAGGAAGTGGAAAAACCTGTGATTCTGTGCTGTTCttatttaatgtaaatcatACACAGCTGCCATGGAACATTTGCAATGTCTatggtatttactatagtatttataatatttagtaAGTATTTATGAAGCACTGTGCATCGTTTTATCAGAGGATGAAAGCTAAATATCTCTGTGCCGCATTATTCTGTAT
The Triplophysa rosa linkage group LG7, Trosa_1v2, whole genome shotgun sequence genome window above contains:
- the LOC130557293 gene encoding protein unc-80 homolog, translating into MQFWPDLMVMGVVGPSSVADGLPLLHLSPYLSPPLPFSAAVVRLVAMQIQALKDDFPLSHVISPFTNQERREGMLLNLLIPFVLTVGSGSKDSSLLEQPEVFLLLQTVINILLPPRIISTSRSKNFVLDASPAHCSTPGDTGKDLRREGLAESTSQAAYLALKVVLVCFERQLGNHWYKLSLQVKEMALRKVGGLAFWDFIDFIVRTRIPIFILLRPFIQCKLLTQPAESQEEITARHHIAEQLERRFIPRSLCKSSLFAEFNNELKILKEAVHSGSAYQGKTSISTVGTSTSAYRLSLATMSRSNTGTGTVWEQESQPSRQPSQDTLSRTDEEEEENDSISIPSVVSEHESFLPRLISQRRFSSHATGSIATQPEPGMSTMLPSHSEPNVLDESQGLLEEGNLSRVASVQSEPGQQNLLIQPPLGRKRGLRQLRRPLLSIQRVQDESGGRQGARLSTTRRSIQPKNKPIDRALAHGDQKRFVTFTETQQEAAGRSPSATPSPNSGLPGGTEVGRRSHDAGGQSPFARSDSSSPSIKTAQHSPVWPQVSQYERKDQGSVRSSLSPTPSATSGSSSRACSPLPPPLPIFSTPSRLAPTQIRESPEDEETSGLLQNTETTSSVEEEHGMENPILTSLFSTHSLSPLPLSPVDLDLDESHV